A section of the Novipirellula caenicola genome encodes:
- a CDS encoding sigma-70 family RNA polymerase sigma factor gives MPKSDGSQRKPLSSAADASHQSDADVGLRGSTTNSSVCDPHVDLEPAELIERHQRGVWRYLRMLGCDSSTADDLTQETFLRVLRQGNFTQHNDAATAGYLRRTAYNLLVSRHRKHGRVQTVAEPAVLDEIWNRWAGKDLTGDIAIDALRNCMELLTERAQSALQMRFRDDISRVEIGAALGISDHGARNLMQRAKQQLRDCVEEKLHAKNR, from the coding sequence GTGCCAAAGTCGGATGGATCGCAACGTAAACCACTCAGTTCCGCAGCGGATGCAAGTCATCAAAGCGATGCGGACGTGGGGCTGCGCGGCTCCACCACGAACTCGAGTGTTTGCGATCCTCACGTCGATCTCGAGCCCGCGGAACTGATCGAGCGCCACCAACGAGGCGTTTGGCGGTACTTGCGGATGCTCGGTTGCGACAGCTCTACGGCGGACGACCTGACTCAAGAAACGTTTTTACGTGTCTTGCGGCAGGGCAATTTCACGCAGCACAATGATGCCGCGACCGCCGGTTATCTAAGACGCACCGCGTACAACTTGCTGGTTTCGCGGCATCGCAAACACGGCCGGGTGCAAACCGTGGCCGAGCCAGCGGTGCTGGACGAAATCTGGAATCGCTGGGCGGGCAAGGATTTGACGGGCGATATTGCCATCGATGCGCTAAGAAATTGCATGGAATTGCTAACCGAGCGAGCACAATCGGCACTGCAAATGCGTTTTAGAGATGACATCAGCCGAGTTGAGATCGGTGCTGCACTTGGAATTTCCGATCATGGTGCACGAAATTTGATGCAACGAGCAAAGCAGCAACTCCGAGATTGTGTCGAGGAGAAGCTGCACGCTAAGAATAGATAA